The Sediminispirochaeta smaragdinae DSM 11293 genome has a segment encoding these proteins:
- a CDS encoding mechanosensitive ion channel family protein, which produces MPDLLIAFFNKPLALGAISFPFTPLHLLLVFVLPLVCAFVIYRLLLRGGRKLLFTLKIQDEMKEKIGHWYRLILRLIYLFLIIGLISRLFGAKLFEYWRLFYSALNQPLIKSGDTSISFVTIILTIPVFYLASWAGRISKGMMNQSFLRRIGIDEAKQFSLANLLRYSVMFIVLLIGLSVIGINLSALTVIFGVLGLGLGFGLQNVVANFFAGVVIIITRPIKEGDFIIVEGNEGSVVQIRIISTVINTLMNETIIVPNSQLVSNTVYNNTYDDKSVLIRNDIGVSYRSDVERVVEILETAIISCPFRRKDKAPAVRLKEFGSSSINFAVFTWIKDVHDKYVAHHWINMEIWKACQTKGIEIPFPQLDLHLKDGDNDLPLHRQS; this is translated from the coding sequence TTGCCTGACCTGCTTATCGCTTTTTTCAATAAGCCCCTTGCCCTTGGAGCCATATCGTTTCCCTTTACCCCATTGCACCTTCTGCTCGTCTTTGTCCTTCCCCTTGTCTGTGCATTTGTTATCTACCGCCTCTTGCTGCGCGGCGGAAGGAAACTTCTTTTCACACTGAAAATACAAGACGAGATGAAAGAAAAGATTGGTCACTGGTACCGTCTGATCTTGCGTCTTATCTACCTTTTTCTCATTATCGGCCTTATCAGCAGGCTTTTTGGTGCCAAGCTCTTCGAATACTGGCGACTTTTCTACAGTGCACTAAATCAACCGCTGATCAAGTCGGGAGACACCAGCATCAGCTTTGTTACCATCATCCTTACGATCCCTGTGTTCTATCTTGCCAGCTGGGCGGGAAGAATTTCGAAAGGAATGATGAATCAATCCTTCCTGCGCCGCATCGGTATTGATGAAGCAAAACAGTTCTCTCTTGCAAATCTATTGCGCTACTCGGTCATGTTTATCGTTTTGCTGATTGGCCTTTCGGTTATCGGTATTAACCTGTCGGCCCTGACCGTCATCTTCGGTGTGCTCGGTCTCGGTCTTGGTTTCGGCCTGCAAAATGTAGTTGCCAATTTTTTTGCCGGTGTTGTGATCATCATCACCAGACCGATAAAAGAGGGGGATTTCATTATCGTAGAGGGAAACGAGGGGTCGGTCGTTCAGATTCGGATTATCTCTACGGTTATTAATACCCTCATGAACGAAACTATTATTGTTCCCAATAGTCAGCTGGTTTCCAATACCGTCTATAACAATACCTATGACGACAAGAGTGTTTTAATACGAAACGATATTGGTGTTTCCTATCGTTCGGACGTAGAACGGGTGGTAGAGATACTGGAAACGGCCATAATCTCCTGTCCTTTTCGGAGAAAGGATAAGGCCCCTGCCGTGCGGCTGAAGGAGTTCGGGAGTTCAAGTATCAATTTTGCCGTCTTTACCTGGATTAAAGACGTTCACGATAAATATGTCGCCCATCACTGGATCAATATGGAAATTTGGAAGGCATGTCAAACCAAGGGAATAGAGATCCCCTTTCCTCAACTGGACCTTCATCTTAAAGATGGGGATAACGATTTGCCATTACATCGGCAATCGTGA
- the efp gene encoding elongation factor P, with protein sequence MIKAGSIDKGTALLIKGTPYVVVEREFVNPGKGSAFVRLKLKSPSTGQVLRETYKTQDSVEDIIVSDKDCQYLYADNDSYHFMDLETYDQFEVPMQGFEDYKLLMKDGETYNIVFWEDKPLDIKIPFKVVYEVTEAQEAVKGDTVTGATKMVTVETGLQVKVPIFIKQGERIMINTETKEYVERVNQ encoded by the coding sequence ATGATAAAAGCTGGATCGATCGATAAGGGAACCGCACTGCTGATTAAGGGGACACCCTATGTCGTTGTCGAGCGGGAATTCGTCAATCCCGGAAAGGGATCGGCCTTTGTACGACTCAAGCTAAAAAGCCCTTCCACAGGGCAGGTTCTTAGAGAAACCTACAAGACTCAAGATTCGGTGGAGGATATCATTGTTTCCGATAAGGATTGTCAGTATCTCTATGCCGATAATGATTCCTACCATTTCATGGATCTGGAGACCTATGATCAGTTCGAAGTACCTATGCAGGGTTTCGAGGATTACAAACTTCTGATGAAGGATGGGGAAACCTACAACATCGTCTTTTGGGAAGACAAGCCTCTGGATATCAAGATTCCCTTTAAGGTAGTCTACGAAGTAACAGAGGCCCAGGAAGCGGTAAAGGGTGATACCGTCACCGGAGCAACGAAGATGGTAACTGTTGAGACGGGACTTCAGGTTAAGGTTCCGATTTTTATCAAGCAGGGCGAACGGATCATGATCAATACGGAAACAAAAGAATATGTCGAACGGGTCAACCAGTAA
- a CDS encoding PAS domain S-box protein, protein MDTVLLSIIEEVSDGILIIDEKSELLFFNDVFSRMFGLRADEILSGHHSFLKNIGLEHPEETSFSVHLSGTGFRFDEPTRGFSVKSTRLTTDNGFYFLIILRELVDGSNNQAAEQEYEQLFRTIGDAMFTARMNGRVETSNPAFAELLEYHEEDAPSDLREVYVYQDELEDKQRRLLEAGTVFNLETHLYNNNRAIKRVLDTSWIIKDQSGNVTGYATQWKDVTYLRNLESRLKISERNFTILFDTILSGIIIFDPEGTILNLNTAAERTYGYHWEEMVGQHYDDLLRVDRGNDAFAKLVALIQYNEGSYVESEVKRRRKDGAVIYTYASFTSIVDSTGTVIAYSMAEKDLTERVHLEQKLRDSLHELKDTQSAAIIGFAKLTEYRDKDTGAHLERIREFTRIMAQTLRRLPKYAAYITDDYLEDLSLSSILHDVGKVGISDSILLKPGRFNPDEYEQIKAHSRLGGEALEVVDKQLTKTSFLTMGKEIAYYHHERWDGSGYPEGLSGEGIPLSARIVSIADVYDALTSKRPYKEAYSHEKAVEIIAGERGKQFDPEIVDAFMENHQVFARIKRFFEFEENPETMYDLLEGKHKQKEVDLA, encoded by the coding sequence GTGGATACGGTACTGCTGAGCATAATTGAAGAAGTCTCCGACGGAATCCTCATCATTGACGAGAAGAGTGAACTTCTTTTTTTTAACGATGTTTTTTCGAGAATGTTTGGCCTTCGTGCCGACGAAATTCTTTCGGGGCATCATTCGTTTCTTAAGAATATCGGTTTGGAACATCCTGAAGAGACCTCTTTTAGTGTTCACCTTTCGGGTACAGGATTTCGGTTCGACGAACCTACGCGCGGTTTCAGTGTTAAAAGTACACGCCTTACCACGGACAACGGCTTTTATTTTTTGATTATCCTGAGGGAACTGGTCGACGGCAGCAACAATCAAGCGGCGGAACAGGAGTATGAGCAACTCTTTCGAACGATCGGCGATGCAATGTTTACCGCACGCATGAACGGCCGGGTCGAAACCTCAAATCCCGCTTTTGCCGAGCTTCTTGAGTACCATGAAGAAGATGCACCTTCCGATTTGCGCGAGGTCTACGTTTACCAGGATGAACTTGAGGATAAGCAGCGCAGATTGCTTGAGGCTGGGACGGTTTTTAATCTGGAGACTCACCTCTATAACAACAATCGTGCAATCAAACGGGTACTTGATACCAGCTGGATTATCAAGGACCAGTCGGGGAACGTGACCGGCTATGCCACTCAATGGAAAGATGTCACCTATCTTCGGAATCTTGAATCCAGGCTCAAGATATCGGAACGAAATTTTACCATTCTCTTTGATACCATCCTTTCCGGAATCATCATTTTTGACCCCGAAGGAACCATTCTTAATCTCAATACCGCCGCAGAACGAACCTACGGCTACCATTGGGAAGAGATGGTCGGCCAACATTACGACGATTTGCTTAGGGTCGATCGGGGCAACGACGCCTTTGCAAAGCTGGTTGCCCTGATTCAGTATAATGAAGGGAGTTATGTTGAGAGCGAGGTGAAACGTCGTCGGAAAGATGGAGCGGTCATCTACACCTATGCAAGTTTCACTTCCATTGTAGATTCGACGGGAACCGTTATCGCCTATTCCATGGCCGAAAAGGATTTGACCGAGCGTGTTCATCTGGAGCAGAAACTAAGGGATTCCCTTCATGAGCTCAAAGACACCCAGTCGGCAGCCATCATCGGCTTTGCCAAGCTTACCGAATACCGAGATAAAGATACCGGTGCTCATCTCGAACGTATTCGCGAATTTACGAGAATCATGGCCCAAACCCTTCGGAGACTGCCCAAATATGCGGCCTATATAACCGACGACTATCTTGAAGATCTTTCGCTTTCTTCCATTCTTCACGATGTCGGGAAGGTGGGAATTTCCGATTCCATCCTGCTGAAACCCGGACGCTTTAACCCGGATGAGTATGAACAGATTAAGGCTCATTCCAGGCTTGGAGGCGAGGCTTTGGAGGTTGTTGATAAACAGCTTACAAAGACCAGTTTTCTCACCATGGGTAAAGAGATTGCCTACTATCATCATGAACGCTGGGATGGCAGCGGCTATCCGGAGGGCCTTAGTGGGGAGGGTATCCCTCTTTCGGCAAGAATTGTTTCCATCGCCGATGTCTACGATGCTCTTACCAGCAAACGTCCCTACAAAGAGGCCTATAGCCACGAAAAGGCCGTGGAGATTATCGCAGGGGAGCGCGGCAAACAATTTGATCCGGAGATCGTGGATGCCTTTATGGAGAACCACCAGGTTTTCGCTCGTATAAAGCGTTTTTTCGAATTTGAAGAAAACCCCGAAACCATGTATGATCTCCTTGAAGGAAAACATAAACAGAAGGAAGTTGATCTTGCCTGA
- a CDS encoding OmpA family protein codes for MKKEIAYIAIEIENTTLTRCMDLKDGKQSHTLQLTTMVDNQRRALVTIFLCEGSTKQLLKQFDLTHLRPKPAGPPRFFLTCLYDGNSLLTIRLKVDGKEYAAERVDLSRFIRRKRPMLLLIPVFLLLAAAAVLLIPRTCTSRKNTDRTVTASVSAEESRHSEESSPAATGKMTQEASETIETQQSPAKPSPQASSPPPTSPPQEQPQEQRKIAEQEPTAPVTASAFRSVEKRAVIYFHPNDSELTAEAQTQLRVFGRQLREWNSIDAVSIEGHCALLGTEKGRIELSRERAENSAAFLETIGIPAQGVSLQWFAGERPATRDPDKQELNRRVEISAKGKEERQ; via the coding sequence ATGAAGAAAGAAATCGCCTATATCGCAATTGAAATAGAAAACACCACGCTTACCCGCTGTATGGATTTAAAGGATGGTAAGCAGTCTCATACCCTGCAGTTGACCACGATGGTCGACAATCAGAGGAGAGCACTCGTCACCATCTTTCTGTGCGAAGGGTCCACGAAGCAGCTTCTGAAACAGTTTGATTTGACCCATCTTCGGCCGAAGCCGGCAGGCCCCCCCCGCTTCTTTCTCACCTGCCTGTACGACGGCAATAGCCTGCTCACTATTCGGCTCAAGGTGGACGGGAAAGAGTATGCCGCAGAACGCGTCGACCTAAGCCGATTTATCAGGCGGAAACGACCGATGCTTCTGCTGATTCCGGTGTTCCTGCTGCTTGCGGCTGCTGCGGTATTGCTTATTCCCCGAACGTGTACATCCCGAAAGAATACGGACCGTACGGTAACGGCATCCGTTTCTGCAGAAGAAAGCAGACACAGCGAGGAATCCTCTCCGGCGGCAACGGGGAAGATGACGCAAGAAGCTTCAGAGACTATCGAAACACAGCAAAGCCCTGCAAAACCATCGCCTCAAGCTTCATCGCCCCCCCCTACTTCGCCCCCGCAGGAGCAGCCTCAGGAGCAAAGAAAGATAGCCGAGCAGGAGCCAACGGCCCCGGTAACGGCTTCCGCATTTCGGTCCGTCGAAAAAAGAGCCGTCATTTATTTTCATCCCAACGATTCGGAGCTCACCGCCGAGGCCCAAACCCAGCTCCGCGTCTTCGGCCGGCAACTCAGGGAGTGGAACAGTATCGATGCCGTGAGTATCGAAGGCCACTGCGCTCTGCTGGGCACCGAAAAGGGGAGGATAGAGCTCTCACGGGAACGCGCCGAAAACAGTGCCGCTTTTCTCGAAACGATCGGGATCCCCGCGCAAGGAGTTTCCTTGCAATGGTTTGCCGGCGAAAGGCCCGCCACCCGGGACCCTGACAAACAGGAGCTGAACCGACGGGTTGAAATTTCGGCGAAAGGGAAAGAAGAGCGGCAATAG
- a CDS encoding RrF2 family transcriptional regulator, with product MRITTKGRYAIRAVLRLAQAEEHRPIPIRILAAQEGISPEFLEQIFFRLRKSGIINSTRGPGGGFRLMKEANDLTLMEIFDAVEEGFFLSPCTQDGEQCDREERCLVHGLWEHTYEMLQSYFGAITIADVMANRYPHL from the coding sequence ATGAGGATAACAACCAAAGGCCGCTACGCAATCCGGGCGGTTCTTCGGCTGGCACAAGCAGAAGAGCACCGCCCTATTCCTATACGCATTCTCGCCGCACAGGAAGGAATTTCTCCGGAATTTCTTGAACAGATTTTCTTTCGACTTAGGAAAAGTGGCATCATTAATTCAACAAGGGGGCCGGGCGGTGGTTTTCGGCTTATGAAAGAGGCTAATGATCTCACCCTCATGGAAATATTCGATGCCGTAGAAGAGGGGTTCTTTCTCTCCCCCTGTACTCAGGACGGTGAACAGTGCGACAGAGAAGAACGCTGTCTGGTCCATGGTCTTTGGGAACATACCTACGAAATGCTACAATCCTATTTTGGTGCCATCACGATTGCCGATGTAATGGCAAATCGTTATCCCCATCTTTAA
- a CDS encoding EF-P lysine aminoacylase GenX: protein MQREMILFRSRLNRAVRNFFESKGFLEVETPQLSPTVIPEAHIELFSTRFFSDRFGERELYLLPSPEIHMKQLIAEGSGSIFQICKSFRNDEQMSHYHNPEFSMLEWYAVQGSSEENIATTEELFSCLAETLHRDGEYLSPPFRRMTMAEAFDRFAGIDLEKGLSLPGLRKQAQAAGIDLRDKQESWEELFHRIFLTHVEPELPADRPLVLERYPAAVEVLAERIPGTGWLDRWELYVKGTELANCYAEERSQKQVESFFHSQSAQKVQSSRVVPDIDPEYPQIFRNFPKCSGVALGMDRLAMLFSGAATIEGVMLFPFSDMLR from the coding sequence ATGCAAAGAGAGATGATCCTCTTTCGGTCCCGTCTCAACAGGGCCGTACGAAATTTTTTCGAATCAAAGGGTTTTCTTGAAGTTGAAACCCCTCAGCTTTCTCCAACAGTCATTCCCGAAGCCCATATCGAACTCTTCTCCACCCGATTTTTCAGCGACAGGTTCGGAGAACGAGAACTCTACCTCCTGCCGAGCCCAGAAATTCACATGAAGCAGCTCATTGCCGAGGGATCGGGAAGTATTTTCCAGATCTGTAAGAGTTTTCGAAATGATGAGCAGATGAGTCACTACCACAATCCGGAATTTTCCATGCTGGAGTGGTATGCGGTTCAGGGAAGCAGCGAAGAAAATATTGCCACGACCGAAGAGCTTTTTTCCTGTTTGGCCGAAACACTCCACAGAGACGGTGAATACCTGAGCCCCCCCTTTCGCAGGATGACCATGGCGGAGGCCTTCGACCGTTTTGCCGGTATCGATCTCGAAAAAGGGCTGAGCCTTCCCGGGCTGAGGAAACAGGCACAAGCCGCAGGCATCGATCTCAGAGACAAACAAGAAAGCTGGGAAGAGCTCTTTCACCGCATCTTTCTCACGCACGTCGAGCCGGAACTTCCGGCCGACCGTCCCCTCGTCCTGGAACGCTACCCTGCGGCGGTCGAGGTCCTTGCCGAAAGAATTCCGGGAACCGGCTGGCTCGACCGCTGGGAATTGTACGTCAAGGGGACGGAACTTGCCAACTGTTATGCCGAAGAGCGTTCGCAAAAGCAGGTGGAAAGTTTTTTTCATAGTCAGTCAGCCCAGAAAGTACAATCGAGCCGTGTGGTGCCGGATATTGATCCGGAGTATCCACAAATTTTCCGAAACTTTCCGAAGTGCAGTGGGGTGGCCCTGGGAATGGACCGCTTGGCCATGCTTTTTTCAGGAGCAGCCACCATAGAGGGGGTGATGTTGTTTCCGTTTTCTGATATGCTTCGCTAA
- a CDS encoding methyltransferase codes for MSNGSTSNLLRFYSHKEVAFRYNGCGLSFFLSHGLFSSYAIDAGTSLLLKLIAQHKIAEGKRSLIDIGCGAGVIGLSIKKRHPEINATLQDRDALAVAFSQAAARRNGLLPDGAEESPDLRFAGALAFEGQEGRTFDLIVSNWPAKAGIPVLKEFFFLAAASLEKKGDLAMVVVRPLKEQALAFALEAGWEVQASETTANHCAFLASLSGEAQKQHSPTFSLSPYLRGIFKGKGYQMESVYGLPGFDTLAFHHMLFASELAKVVECLAPEQGTTLIRNPGQGHIPLILAAEVNKQERKLPLPIRLASRDRLQLLISSRNLQKAGIPHIIEHDASPILDTANEETKASLAIMDIDYVPGSDICKETWLWADQQLLPTGRVLFLGKSALIGRIADGAQGFSLIHTKKYKGYRLLLFSKN; via the coding sequence ATGTCGAACGGGTCAACCAGTAACCTGTTACGATTTTACTCACACAAGGAGGTCGCATTCCGCTATAATGGATGCGGCCTCTCCTTTTTTCTCAGCCACGGGCTGTTCAGCAGCTATGCAATTGATGCCGGAACCTCCCTTCTTCTAAAGCTGATCGCCCAGCATAAGATTGCCGAAGGGAAGCGATCGCTTATCGACATTGGCTGCGGAGCAGGGGTTATCGGGCTTAGCATCAAAAAGCGACATCCGGAAATTAACGCCACACTGCAGGACCGCGATGCCCTTGCCGTGGCATTTTCGCAGGCTGCCGCACGACGTAACGGCCTGTTGCCCGACGGGGCCGAAGAATCCCCGGATCTGAGATTCGCAGGCGCCCTGGCCTTCGAGGGCCAGGAAGGACGCACATTCGATCTCATCGTATCGAACTGGCCGGCAAAGGCAGGCATCCCGGTACTTAAAGAGTTCTTTTTCCTTGCCGCTGCCTCATTGGAAAAGAAGGGAGACCTGGCCATGGTAGTGGTGCGCCCGCTTAAAGAGCAGGCTCTCGCTTTCGCCCTGGAGGCCGGTTGGGAAGTTCAGGCCTCTGAGACCACGGCAAACCACTGTGCCTTCCTTGCCTCCCTGTCTGGGGAAGCCCAAAAGCAGCATAGCCCCACCTTTTCTCTTTCTCCCTACCTTCGAGGAATCTTCAAAGGCAAAGGCTACCAAATGGAAAGTGTCTACGGTCTTCCAGGATTCGACACCCTAGCCTTTCACCACATGCTGTTCGCTTCGGAACTAGCTAAAGTAGTTGAGTGTCTGGCTCCCGAACAGGGAACAACACTCATACGAAATCCTGGCCAGGGACATATTCCACTTATTCTTGCAGCAGAAGTAAACAAACAAGAACGTAAGCTGCCCCTCCCTATTCGGCTTGCCTCAAGAGACCGATTGCAGCTTTTGATAAGCAGCAGGAACCTACAGAAAGCAGGGATACCGCATATCATCGAACACGATGCCTCTCCAATCCTGGACACGGCGAATGAAGAAACGAAGGCATCTCTGGCCATCATGGATATCGACTATGTTCCCGGCAGCGATATTTGCAAAGAGACTTGGCTCTGGGCCGATCAACAGTTGTTGCCAACAGGCCGCGTCCTATTTCTCGGCAAGAGTGCTCTTATAGGCCGAATAGCAGATGGAGCCCAGGGTTTCTCCCTCATTCATACGAAAAAATACAAAGGGTATCGCCTTTTGCTTTTCTCGAAGAATTGA